From a single Nostoc sp. MS1 genomic region:
- a CDS encoding cytotoxic translational repressor of toxin-antitoxin stability system yields the protein MSLETRYARSFLVDLRSLEPAAYQRVYDFVFFDFAQKRSLHYLPELRRLDDEGIFHRFTIDNYLVGIEIRGEIVKFLRVIPMPDV from the coding sequence GTGAGTTTAGAAACACGTTATGCCAGGTCGTTTTTAGTAGACCTGAGAAGTTTAGAGCCTGCTGCTTATCAACGAGTGTATGATTTTGTTTTTTTTGATTTTGCCCAAAAGAGGTCTTTACATTATTTGCCCGAATTGCGACGACTGGATGATGAAGGGATCTTTCATCGGTTTACTATAGATAATTATTTAGTTGGCATAGAAATTAGGGGTGAGATTGTAAAATTTCTACGGGTCATACCTATGCCGGATGTTTAA
- the fabG gene encoding 3-oxoacyl-[acyl-carrier-protein] reductase translates to MAVLTENLKGQVAVVTGASRGIGRAIALELANYGATVVVNYASSSTAADAVVAEITNAGGEAIALQADVSQVDQVDNLINTAIDKFKRIDILVNNAGITRDTLLLRMKPEDWQAVIDLNLTGVFLCTRAVSKLMLKQRSGRIINITSVAGQMGNPGQANYSAAKAGVIGFTKTVAKELASRGITVNAVAPGFIATDMTSNLKAEGILQYIPLGRYGQPEEIAGMVRFLAADPAATYITGQVFNVDGGMVM, encoded by the coding sequence ATGGCCGTGTTAACTGAAAATTTAAAAGGACAAGTAGCAGTTGTTACAGGCGCTTCACGGGGGATTGGACGAGCGATCGCTTTAGAGTTAGCGAATTATGGCGCTACTGTCGTGGTTAATTATGCTAGTTCTAGCACTGCGGCTGATGCCGTGGTAGCAGAAATTACTAATGCTGGTGGTGAAGCGATCGCCCTACAAGCTGATGTGTCCCAAGTAGATCAAGTAGACAACCTTATCAATACTGCGATCGATAAGTTCAAGCGCATCGATATTTTGGTGAATAACGCCGGGATCACCCGCGACACTCTCCTACTCAGAATGAAGCCGGAAGATTGGCAAGCTGTAATTGACTTAAATTTAACTGGTGTATTTTTATGTACTCGCGCCGTTAGTAAACTCATGCTGAAGCAAAGGTCTGGACGGATAATCAACATTACCTCCGTTGCCGGACAAATGGGTAATCCTGGGCAAGCAAACTACAGCGCTGCTAAAGCTGGTGTAATTGGTTTTACCAAAACCGTTGCTAAAGAATTAGCATCTCGCGGCATTACAGTTAACGCCGTCGCCCCTGGTTTCATTGCCACAGACATGACTAGCAACCTCAAAGCTGAAGGCATTTTGCAATACATTCCTTTAGGACGCTATGGTCAACCAGAAGAAATCGCAGGTATGGTGCGCTTCCTGGCTGCCGACCCTGCCGCCACTTACATTACTGGACAAGTGTTTAATGTCGATGGCGGCATGGTGATGTAA
- a CDS encoding glucose-6-phosphate isomerase, with product MDAKALWQRYQEWLYFHEGLGLYLDVSRMRFDNAFVESLLPKFDKAFTDMAELEKGAIANPDEQRMVGHYWLRNPDLAPTPEITQEIVQTLEQIEAFAEKIQTGAVHPPKANRFTDIISIGIGGSALGPEFVAEALAPEFPPLKIHFIDNTDPAGIDRILTQLRNNLASTLVLVISKSGGTPEPRNGMIEVKKAYAGQNLDFAQYAVAITSTDSNLDKLAKSEGWLATFPMYDWVGGRTSEMSSVGLVPAALQGIDVRAMLEGAKEMDDATRVPDVKKNPAALLALSWYYSGNGKGEKDMVVLPYKDSLLLFSRYLQQLVMESLGKEKDLDGKTVYQGIAVYGNKGSTDQHAYVQQLREGVPNFFATLIEVLEDRNGPSPEIDPGVTSGDYLSGFLQGTRQALYENQRDSITVTIPQVNARTVGALIALYERAVGLYASLVNINAYHQPGVEAGKKAAAVILDLQTKVVSLLQKEKTALSLEQIADKVGAADQVEAIYKILRHLQANQRGVVFQGNLAQPSTLKVSLG from the coding sequence ATGGATGCGAAGGCACTTTGGCAACGATACCAAGAATGGTTATATTTCCACGAGGGATTAGGACTGTACCTAGATGTCAGTCGGATGCGTTTTGATAATGCCTTCGTAGAGTCGTTGCTGCCGAAATTTGACAAAGCGTTTACGGATATGGCGGAATTAGAAAAGGGTGCGATCGCCAATCCAGATGAGCAGCGTATGGTAGGACACTATTGGCTACGCAACCCAGACTTAGCGCCTACACCAGAAATTACCCAGGAAATTGTTCAAACCCTAGAACAAATCGAAGCCTTTGCAGAAAAAATCCAAACGGGTGCTGTTCATCCTCCCAAAGCAAACCGCTTCACAGATATTATTTCCATTGGGATTGGTGGTTCTGCCCTCGGCCCCGAATTTGTCGCTGAAGCCCTCGCCCCTGAATTTCCTCCGCTAAAAATTCACTTTATCGACAATACCGACCCCGCAGGCATTGACCGCATTCTTACCCAATTGCGTAACAATCTTGCCAGCACCCTGGTTTTAGTCATCTCCAAATCTGGAGGTACACCAGAACCTCGTAACGGCATGATTGAAGTCAAGAAAGCCTACGCCGGACAAAACCTAGACTTTGCTCAATATGCAGTAGCTATTACTAGTACAGATAGCAACCTAGACAAATTAGCCAAATCTGAAGGCTGGTTAGCAACATTCCCCATGTACGACTGGGTGGGTGGACGTACCTCAGAAATGTCCTCTGTTGGTCTAGTTCCTGCCGCATTACAAGGCATCGACGTTCGCGCCATGCTAGAAGGTGCAAAAGAGATGGATGATGCTACCCGTGTCCCAGATGTGAAAAAGAACCCGGCGGCGCTACTAGCTTTATCTTGGTACTACTCTGGTAACGGCAAGGGCGAAAAAGACATGGTAGTCCTACCTTATAAGGACAGTTTGCTATTATTTAGCCGTTACTTACAACAGCTAGTAATGGAATCTTTAGGTAAAGAAAAAGACCTAGACGGTAAAACCGTTTATCAGGGTATTGCTGTTTATGGTAACAAAGGCTCAACAGACCAACACGCCTACGTCCAGCAGTTACGCGAAGGTGTACCTAATTTCTTTGCTACCCTCATCGAAGTTTTAGAAGACCGTAACGGCCCATCCCCAGAAATAGACCCAGGCGTAACCTCTGGTGATTATCTCTCCGGTTTTCTCCAAGGAACCCGTCAAGCCCTGTATGAAAATCAGCGCGATTCCATTACAGTAACGATCCCCCAAGTTAATGCCCGGACAGTTGGTGCATTAATTGCTTTGTATGAACGTGCTGTTGGTTTGTACGCTAGTTTGGTCAACATTAACGCTTATCATCAACCAGGTGTAGAAGCAGGTAAAAAAGCTGCGGCTGTCATTCTGGATTTGCAAACTAAAGTAGTAAGCCTACTGCAAAAAGAGAAAACAGCCCTATCTTTAGAGCAAATCGCTGATAAAGTCGGTGCTGCCGACCAAGTTGAAGCAATTTACAAGATTTTACGTCATCTGCAAGCTAATCAACGTGGTGTTGTCTTCCAGGGAAATTTGGCACAACCCAGCACGTTGAAAGTTTCCCTTGGCTGA
- the trxA gene encoding thioredoxin, with protein sequence MTTKKQFNSFEEMLSGSDLPVLVDFYADWCGPCQMMATILQQVNTQLQDRIRIVKIDTEKYTELATQYQIAALPTLVLFKQGQPVERIEGVVQAPQLVQHLQSFL encoded by the coding sequence ATGACTACTAAAAAACAATTCAACAGCTTTGAAGAGATGCTGTCTGGTTCTGATTTACCTGTTTTAGTAGATTTTTATGCTGATTGGTGTGGCCCATGTCAAATGATGGCGACAATCTTACAGCAAGTGAATACTCAACTGCAAGATCGCATACGCATCGTCAAAATTGACACTGAGAAATACACAGAACTAGCTACACAGTATCAAATTGCTGCTTTACCAACACTGGTATTGTTCAAACAAGGTCAGCCAGTAGAGCGGATAGAAGGTGTAGTACAAGCACCACAGTTAGTTCAACATCTGCAAAGTTTCCTTTAA
- a CDS encoding branched-chain amino acid ABC transporter permease: MIEYLIFLAISTATFALFSLGLNLQWGFTGLINFGHIAFMTLGAYTTVLLSFKGVPLFISAIVGAVVAALLGLVIGFATLRLREDYLAIVTIGTGELIRLVVNNQQLPVGNAWVDGAFGVQSYPIPLSTPPSLFFRLLMIGLLTLLFAVTVFSLWRWISSARKSRITDAAVYKTGSQQEFVSRLSVGIILGLLATAIYISGVITLYNYIPKAGLMLVSLLVLGFVFWRLEYLVRSPWGRVLKAIREDEEIPKAMGKNVFWYKLQSLMLGGAIAGVAGALFAWQLSAIYPDNFQPQLTFDSWIMVILGGSGNNIGTILGAVIYFAYDAVTREVLPRIIPLDEARLGAFRIMVIGLILMVLMIWRPQGILGKKEELTLGK; the protein is encoded by the coding sequence ATGATTGAATATTTAATTTTTCTAGCAATTTCTACAGCAACTTTTGCCCTGTTTAGTCTGGGACTCAACTTACAGTGGGGTTTTACAGGGTTAATTAATTTTGGTCACATCGCTTTTATGACTTTGGGTGCTTATACTACAGTGTTATTAAGCTTCAAGGGTGTGCCTTTATTTATTTCGGCTATTGTGGGCGCGGTTGTCGCGGCTTTGTTGGGGCTGGTGATTGGTTTTGCTACTTTGCGTTTGCGGGAAGATTACCTAGCCATTGTCACCATTGGGACGGGGGAACTGATTCGTTTGGTGGTGAATAACCAACAGTTACCTGTGGGTAATGCTTGGGTAGATGGGGCGTTTGGGGTGCAAAGTTATCCTATACCTTTATCAACTCCACCAAGTTTATTTTTCCGCTTGTTGATGATTGGGCTTTTAACGTTGCTATTTGCTGTGACAGTATTTTCGTTGTGGCGTTGGATTAGTAGCGCCCGAAAATCCCGTATTACTGATGCAGCTGTTTACAAAACTGGTAGTCAGCAAGAGTTTGTCTCTCGTTTGAGTGTAGGAATTATTTTAGGGTTACTCGCAACAGCAATTTATATTTCTGGAGTAATCACACTTTATAACTACATCCCCAAAGCTGGTTTAATGCTTGTTTCGTTGTTGGTATTAGGGTTTGTGTTTTGGCGTTTGGAATATTTGGTGCGATCACCTTGGGGTCGTGTGCTAAAAGCTATCCGCGAAGATGAAGAAATACCTAAAGCAATGGGGAAAAATGTTTTTTGGTATAAGCTCCAATCTCTCATGTTGGGTGGGGCGATCGCTGGTGTGGCAGGTGCTTTGTTTGCTTGGCAACTCAGCGCAATTTATCCAGATAATTTCCAACCCCAGCTGACATTTGACTCCTGGATTATGGTGATTCTCGGAGGTTCTGGTAATAATATCGGCACTATTTTAGGTGCTGTAATATACTTCGCCTATGATGCTGTGACTCGTGAGGTTTTACCAAGAATTATTCCCCTAGATGAAGCGCGGTTAGGTGCTTTCCGTATTATGGTAATTGGTTTAATTTTAATGGTGCTGATGATTTGGCGACCTCAAGGTATTTTAGGTAAAAAGGAGGAACTTACCCTTGGTAAATAA
- a CDS encoding HetZ-related protein 2, producing the protein MASEAEKLAQFWRKRLVAEYPEQNTAAIESITLWLLGRDSQRLNLLNGKELDIAKQAMEYRWKILSQRYLNVGRERAYRNLITRLGSLATLRHKIQTWISLSRDRQRTVIDVLQEVIQELMQNDTYIQQQMAYIAEVALDKRLRDTLLFATVEEYCLRPVRNQPLLVYRFVNYLRRSQRGGLTQVPGGDLVRLVSEEVLTDDSDNRINLVDNQAIAEYQEAQQLEEQQTLRQTVQQEFATYLEENLGAEAVEWLKMYLQGKTQDEIAKKLNKPIKEIYRLREKISYHAVRVFALKGKPELVENWLAISLQENNLGLTQNQWQELYANLTPVGREVLDLRKAGNSIETVAQKLNLKPHQVMGEWTKVYLAAQAIRTQE; encoded by the coding sequence ATGGCATCGGAAGCAGAAAAACTAGCCCAATTTTGGCGTAAGCGGCTAGTTGCGGAGTATCCAGAACAAAATACAGCCGCAATAGAAAGTATCACTCTGTGGCTGTTAGGACGCGATTCACAACGGCTTAATCTGCTCAATGGTAAAGAACTTGACATTGCCAAGCAAGCAATGGAGTATCGTTGGAAGATTTTAAGCCAACGCTACTTAAATGTAGGACGGGAACGTGCATATCGTAATCTGATTACACGATTGGGTAGTTTGGCAACATTACGGCATAAAATTCAAACTTGGATTAGTTTAAGCCGCGATCGCCAACGTACAGTTATCGACGTTTTGCAAGAGGTAATCCAAGAGTTAATGCAAAACGATACCTACATTCAGCAACAGATGGCTTACATCGCCGAAGTCGCTCTAGACAAAAGACTTAGAGACACTTTGCTGTTTGCCACTGTGGAAGAATATTGTTTACGTCCAGTACGCAACCAGCCCTTGTTGGTGTACCGTTTCGTTAACTACTTACGCCGTTCTCAACGTGGTGGTTTAACTCAAGTCCCAGGAGGCGATTTAGTTCGCTTAGTTTCCGAGGAAGTGCTGACAGATGATAGCGATAATCGCATTAACTTGGTAGATAACCAAGCGATCGCGGAATATCAAGAAGCACAACAATTAGAAGAACAACAAACACTGCGCCAAACAGTACAACAAGAATTTGCTACCTACTTAGAAGAAAACTTGGGAGCAGAAGCAGTTGAATGGTTAAAAATGTACCTGCAAGGTAAAACCCAAGATGAAATAGCTAAGAAATTAAACAAACCCATCAAAGAAATCTATAGACTGCGAGAAAAAATCAGCTACCATGCAGTGCGTGTTTTTGCCCTCAAGGGTAAACCAGAACTCGTAGAAAATTGGTTAGCAATTTCTTTGCAGGAGAATAACCTGGGTTTAACACAAAACCAATGGCAAGAACTGTATGCAAATTTAACTCCCGTTGGGCGAGAAGTACTGGATTTACGCAAAGCTGGTAACTCCATAGAAACAGTAGCCCAAAAATTAAATCTCAAACCTCATCAAGTTATGGGCGAATGGACTAAAGTCTACCTCGCAGCGCAAGCCATCAGAACTCAAGAATAA